One window of Desulfobacca acetoxidans DSM 11109 genomic DNA carries:
- a CDS encoding type I restriction-modification system subunit M: MANKLDAPALESWLWEAACQIRGPLDAPKFKDYILPFIFLKRLSDVFDDEVEHLAHDFGDRKIAATLVDQDHKLVRFYMPKAARWPHIATITTGLGQALTDAVRAVARENPKLSGVIDITDFNATAAGQRIVDDSRLAALVQVLNNPNYRLGLEDVEPDILGRAYEYLLRKFAEGQGQSAGEFYTPLEVGIVMARILEPQPGMTVCDPCCGSGGLLIKCHLRLLETKGEKHNGRLKLPPAIAPLQLYGQEINSVTFAMARMNAFIHDMEADIALGDTMHRPAFTEGDGRLRHFALVTANPMWNQKFGAATYENDTYERFGRGVPPSSSADWGWVQHMTAILSDSGRMAVVLDTGAVSRGSGNTGSNKERDIRKKFVEEDRIEAVLLLPENLFYNTTAPGIVMVLNCRKRHPGEILLINASKLFAKGRPKNYLEEAHLEQIAQVYQDWQAKESLATVITKAEAARNDYNLSPSRYVSTGVESEVLPLDEAVVLLAEAEEERAEADRQLDEILKKLGFIGWRSG; encoded by the coding sequence TTGGCCAACAAATTGGATGCCCCGGCCCTGGAGTCCTGGCTGTGGGAGGCGGCCTGTCAGATTCGGGGGCCGTTGGACGCCCCTAAGTTCAAGGACTATATCCTGCCGTTCATCTTTTTGAAGCGGCTCTCTGATGTCTTTGACGACGAAGTTGAGCATCTGGCTCATGATTTTGGCGACCGTAAGATTGCCGCCACTCTGGTGGACCAGGACCATAAGCTGGTGCGCTTTTACATGCCCAAGGCAGCCCGTTGGCCCCATATCGCCACCATCACAACCGGTTTGGGACAGGCTCTTACCGATGCGGTGCGGGCTGTGGCCCGGGAAAATCCCAAGCTATCAGGCGTGATCGATATTACTGACTTCAATGCCACTGCCGCTGGGCAGCGTATCGTCGATGACAGCCGCTTGGCGGCCCTGGTGCAGGTGCTCAATAATCCTAACTATCGCCTGGGGCTGGAGGATGTGGAGCCCGACATCCTGGGCCGGGCCTATGAATACCTGCTGCGGAAATTCGCTGAGGGTCAAGGCCAGAGCGCCGGGGAATTTTATACGCCCCTGGAGGTGGGCATCGTCATGGCCCGCATCCTGGAACCGCAGCCGGGCATGACCGTTTGTGACCCCTGTTGCGGTTCCGGGGGCCTGCTCATCAAGTGTCACCTGCGGCTTTTGGAGACCAAAGGTGAGAAGCACAACGGGCGGCTCAAACTCCCACCCGCCATCGCCCCTCTGCAGCTTTATGGCCAGGAAATCAACTCTGTAACTTTTGCCATGGCCCGCATGAACGCCTTTATCCATGATATGGAGGCCGACATCGCCCTGGGCGACACCATGCACCGCCCGGCTTTTACCGAGGGCGACGGGCGGCTGCGGCACTTCGCCCTGGTGACCGCCAATCCCATGTGGAACCAGAAGTTCGGTGCCGCCACCTATGAGAACGACACCTATGAACGGTTCGGGCGTGGGGTGCCACCCTCTTCCAGCGCCGACTGGGGCTGGGTGCAGCACATGACGGCGATCCTGTCGGACTCGGGCCGGATGGCCGTGGTCTTGGATACCGGGGCCGTGAGCCGGGGCAGTGGCAACACCGGCTCCAACAAAGAGCGGGACATCAGGAAGAAGTTCGTGGAAGAGGATCGCATAGAGGCGGTGCTGCTCCTACCTGAGAATTTGTTCTACAACACCACGGCGCCGGGCATTGTCATGGTTCTCAACTGCCGCAAGCGCCATCCCGGCGAAATTTTGTTGATCAATGCCAGCAAGCTCTTTGCCAAGGGCCGACCTAAGAACTATCTGGAAGAGGCCCACCTGGAGCAGATCGCCCAGGTATATCAAGATTGGCAAGCCAAAGAGAGCCTTGCTACCGTTATCACCAAAGCTGAAGCAGCCCGGAACGATTATAACCTCTCCCCCAGCCGGTATGTCTCCACCGGCGTCGAGAGCGAAGTGCTCCCCCTGGATGAGGCCGTGGTGTTATTGGCCGAGGCCGAAGAAGAGCGGGCCGAGGCCGACCGGCAGTTGGACGAGATTTTGAAAAAGCTCGGGTTTATAGGCTGGCGGAGTGGCTAA